The Streptomyces sp. NBC_00691 genome has a segment encoding these proteins:
- a CDS encoding phage holin family protein — MSDPYDGTERSLGQLVASATAEMSALVHDELALAKAEIRQDVKRGVIGSAAGITAAVVLLFSLPMLSFALAYAINTWTGGHNGNGGWNLVWCFLLSFAANVLLAVLLGVIAYAKFKKVKPPEKSIASAKQTAAVISSVKPHPRPEPAKALDKALDKAPVVARSSV; from the coding sequence ATGAGCGACCCGTACGACGGCACCGAGCGCAGCCTCGGCCAGCTGGTCGCCTCGGCGACCGCCGAGATGTCCGCACTCGTGCACGACGAGCTCGCCCTGGCGAAGGCCGAGATCAGGCAGGACGTCAAGCGGGGTGTGATCGGAAGCGCGGCCGGCATCACGGCCGCGGTCGTGCTGCTGTTCTCGCTGCCGATGCTGAGCTTCGCGCTCGCGTACGCCATCAACACCTGGACCGGCGGGCACAACGGCAACGGGGGCTGGAACCTCGTCTGGTGCTTCCTGCTCTCCTTCGCGGCGAACGTACTGCTCGCGGTGCTGCTCGGCGTGATCGCGTACGCCAAGTTCAAGAAGGTCAAGCCGCCGGAGAAGTCCATCGCCTCGGCCAAGCAGACGGCCGCGGTGATCTCCAGCGTCAAGCCGCACCCGCGCCCCGAGCCCGCCAAGGCACTGGACAAGGCGCTGGACAAGGCCCCCGTTGTGGCACGCTCGTCGGTATGA
- a CDS encoding alpha/beta fold hydrolase, which produces MTLPESSNGGPVRLDGPWTHRDVAANGARFHIAEMGDGPLVLLLHGFPQFWWTWRHQLPLLAEAGFRAVAMDLRGVGGSDRTPRGYDPANLALDVTGVIRSLGEPDAALVGHDLGGYLAWTAAVMRPKLVRRLVVSSMPHPRRWRSAMLSDFAQSRAGSHIWGFQRPWLPERRLVADDAALVGELIRDWSGPQPLRASEEQAIEVYRRAMLVPSTAHCSIEPYRWMVRSLARPDGIQFNRRMKRPVRVPTLHLHGSLDPVMRTRSAAGSGEYVEAPYRWRLFDGLGHFPHEEDPVAFSTELVNWLKDPEPDR; this is translated from the coding sequence ATGACCCTCCCCGAGAGCAGCAACGGCGGGCCCGTCCGGCTCGACGGGCCATGGACCCATCGCGACGTGGCAGCCAACGGCGCCCGCTTCCACATCGCCGAGATGGGTGACGGCCCGCTGGTGCTGCTCCTGCACGGTTTCCCGCAGTTCTGGTGGACCTGGCGCCATCAGCTGCCCCTCCTGGCCGAGGCCGGGTTCCGGGCCGTCGCGATGGACCTGCGCGGGGTCGGCGGCAGCGACCGCACCCCCCGGGGTTACGACCCCGCCAACCTGGCCCTCGACGTCACCGGTGTGATCCGCTCGCTGGGTGAGCCGGACGCGGCGCTCGTCGGCCACGACCTGGGTGGCTATCTCGCCTGGACGGCTGCCGTCATGCGGCCCAAGCTGGTGCGCCGGCTCGTGGTCTCCTCGATGCCGCACCCGCGCCGCTGGCGTTCGGCGATGCTCTCCGACTTCGCCCAGTCGCGGGCCGGTTCGCACATCTGGGGCTTCCAGCGGCCGTGGCTGCCGGAGCGCCGGCTCGTCGCGGACGACGCGGCGCTGGTGGGCGAGCTGATCCGGGACTGGTCGGGGCCGCAGCCCCTCCGGGCCTCCGAGGAGCAGGCGATCGAGGTCTACCGGCGGGCGATGCTGGTCCCGTCGACGGCGCACTGCTCGATCGAGCCGTACCGCTGGATGGTGCGGTCCCTGGCCCGCCCGGACGGCATCCAGTTCAACCGGCGCATGAAGCGCCCGGTGCGGGTGCCGACCCTGCATCTGCACGGCTCGCTGGACCCGGTGATGCGGACCCGCAGCGCCGCGGGATCGGGCGAGTACGTGGAGGCGCCGTACCGCTGGCGGCTCTTCGACGGGCTCGGCCACTTCCCTCACGAGGAGGACCCGGTGGCCTTCTCGACGGAGCTCGTCAACTGGCTGAAGGACCCCGAGCCCGACCGCTGA
- a CDS encoding MarP family serine protease — protein MNVLDILLLLAAVWFAIIGYRQGFVVGILSVIGFLGGGLVAVLLLPILWDQLTDNSEVSTTATVVFVMVVIVCASVGQAFTTHLGNKLRRHITWSPARALDATGGALVNVVAMLLVAWLIGSGLARTTMPTLGKEVRNSKVLLGVEQVMPAQASRWFDDFSSTLARSGFPPVFSPFANEPITPVMPPDPELAQSPVAARAQRSIVKVVGTAQSCGKVLEGTGFVFAERRIMTNAHVVGGVDEPTVQIGGEGRLYDAKVVLYDWQRDIAVLDVPDLKATPLTFTDEDARSGDSAIVAGFPENGSYDVRSARVRGRINADGPDIYRRGEVRRDVYSLYTTVRQGNSGGPLLTVDGEVSGVIFARSLDDANTGYALTADEIREDIELGRTANQQVDTQACAL, from the coding sequence GTGAACGTGCTGGACATCTTGTTGCTGCTCGCCGCCGTCTGGTTCGCGATCATCGGCTACCGCCAGGGATTCGTGGTCGGCATCCTGTCGGTGATCGGCTTCCTCGGTGGCGGCCTCGTCGCCGTACTGCTGCTGCCGATCCTCTGGGACCAGCTCACCGACAACAGCGAGGTCTCGACCACGGCGACGGTCGTGTTCGTGATGGTGGTCATCGTCTGCGCGTCCGTGGGCCAGGCCTTCACCACCCACCTGGGAAACAAGCTCCGCCGCCACATCACCTGGTCGCCCGCCCGTGCCCTCGACGCCACCGGCGGCGCCCTGGTCAACGTCGTCGCGATGCTGCTCGTGGCCTGGCTGATCGGCTCGGGCCTCGCCCGTACGACCATGCCCACCCTGGGCAAGGAGGTACGGAACTCCAAGGTCCTGCTCGGCGTCGAGCAGGTGATGCCCGCTCAGGCGTCCCGGTGGTTCGACGACTTCAGCTCCACCCTGGCCCGCAGCGGGTTCCCCCCGGTCTTCAGTCCCTTCGCCAACGAGCCGATCACCCCGGTCATGCCTCCCGACCCGGAGCTCGCCCAGAGCCCGGTCGCGGCCCGCGCCCAGCGCTCCATCGTGAAGGTCGTCGGCACCGCGCAGAGCTGCGGCAAGGTCCTCGAAGGCACCGGATTCGTCTTCGCCGAGCGCCGCATCATGACCAACGCCCACGTCGTCGGCGGCGTCGACGAGCCGACCGTCCAGATAGGCGGCGAGGGCAGGCTCTACGACGCCAAGGTCGTCCTCTACGACTGGCAGCGCGACATCGCCGTCCTGGACGTGCCGGACCTCAAGGCCACACCGCTGACCTTCACCGACGAGGACGCCCGCAGCGGCGACAGCGCGATCGTCGCCGGATTCCCGGAGAACGGCTCGTACGACGTGCGCTCGGCGCGTGTCCGCGGCCGTATCAACGCGGACGGGCCCGACATCTACCGCCGGGGAGAGGTGCGCAGGGACGTGTACTCGCTGTACACGACCGTCCGCCAGGGCAACTCCGGCGGCCCGCTCCTCACCGTCGACGGCGAGGTGTCCGGGGTGATCTTCGCCCGCTCCCTCGACGACGCGAACACCGGCTACGCCCTGACCGCCGACGAGATCCGCGAGGACATCGAGCTCGGCAGGACCGCGAACCAGCAGGTCGACACCCAGGCCTGCGCGCTGTGA
- a CDS encoding NUDIX hydrolase, which yields MTRTDEEIHGPGTGGLLSRDGLPDWLGPVDRAARTVEPEQLSRFLPPASGAGRQSAVLVLFGEGDRGPELLLMERAGSLRSHAGQPSFPGGALDPEDGEPSDGGLLRAALREAQEETGLDPAGVQLFAVLPQLYIPVSGFVVTPVLGWWRAPSPVGVVDPGETARVFTVPVADLTDPANRATAVHPSGHQGPAFLVASALVWGFTAGVIDRLLHFSGWERPWDRSKQVPLDWRS from the coding sequence ATGACGCGCACTGACGAAGAGATCCACGGGCCCGGCACCGGCGGGCTGCTCAGCAGGGACGGACTGCCCGACTGGCTCGGGCCCGTCGACCGTGCCGCCCGCACGGTCGAGCCCGAGCAGCTGAGCCGCTTCCTGCCGCCCGCGAGCGGCGCCGGGCGGCAGTCCGCCGTCCTCGTCCTCTTCGGCGAGGGCGACCGCGGCCCCGAGCTGCTCCTCATGGAGCGGGCCGGCAGCCTCCGCTCGCACGCCGGACAGCCCTCCTTCCCCGGCGGCGCCCTCGACCCCGAGGACGGCGAGCCGTCCGACGGCGGGCTGCTGCGCGCCGCCCTGCGCGAGGCCCAGGAGGAGACCGGGCTCGACCCGGCCGGCGTCCAGCTCTTCGCCGTCCTTCCCCAGCTCTACATCCCGGTCAGCGGCTTCGTCGTCACCCCGGTGCTCGGCTGGTGGCGGGCCCCCAGCCCCGTCGGGGTCGTCGACCCCGGCGAGACGGCCCGGGTCTTCACTGTGCCCGTGGCAGATCTCACGGATCCGGCGAACCGCGCGACCGCGGTCCACCCGAGCGGCCACCAAGGCCCCGCGTTCCTGGTCGCATCCGCTCTGGTCTGGGGTTTTACGGCCGGAGTGATCGACAGACTGCTGCACTTCTCCGGCTGGGAGCGCCCGTGGGACCGGTCCAAGCAGGTCCCGCTCGACTGGCGCTCATGA
- the nth gene encoding endonuclease III → MSNSPVRAQAKGAERVSAEGNSAVGEHGVSKRAKAANRKPGGSAEPAKPANPTRATKAAEPAKSVKSVKSVKAAKGVKAAKPAKAAASAEPATAVKPARPAKPESRLAMVRRARRINRELAEVFPYAHPELDFRNPFELLVATVLSAQTTDLRVNQTTPALFAKYPTPEDLAAAVPEEVEELIRPTGFFRAKTRSIMGLAAALRDDFGGEVPGRLDDLVKLPGVGRKTAFVVLGNAFGVPGITVDTHFMRLARRWRWTESDDPVKIEAEVATIFPKSEWTMLSHRVIFHGRRICHARKPACGACPITHLCPSYGEGETDPEKARKLLKYEMGGFPGQRLDPPPGYPGRPAPPLGASEG, encoded by the coding sequence GTGTCCAACTCGCCGGTGAGAGCGCAGGCCAAGGGGGCTGAAAGAGTGTCGGCCGAAGGTAATTCCGCCGTGGGCGAACACGGCGTGTCGAAACGTGCGAAAGCCGCAAATCGGAAGCCCGGAGGGTCCGCCGAGCCCGCGAAGCCCGCGAACCCCACGAGGGCGACCAAGGCCGCCGAGCCCGCGAAGAGCGTGAAGTCCGTGAAGAGCGTGAAAGCAGCGAAGGGCGTGAAAGCAGCGAAGCCCGCGAAGGCCGCCGCCTCCGCCGAGCCCGCCACGGCCGTGAAGCCCGCAAGGCCCGCCAAGCCGGAGTCGCGGCTCGCGATGGTCCGCCGGGCCCGCAGGATCAACCGCGAGCTCGCCGAGGTCTTCCCGTACGCCCATCCGGAGCTCGACTTCCGCAACCCCTTCGAGCTGCTCGTCGCCACAGTCCTCTCCGCACAGACCACCGACCTGCGGGTCAACCAGACGACCCCGGCCCTCTTCGCGAAGTACCCCACGCCCGAGGACCTCGCCGCCGCCGTGCCCGAGGAGGTCGAGGAGCTCATCCGTCCCACCGGCTTCTTCCGCGCCAAGACCAGGTCGATCATGGGTCTCGCCGCGGCCCTCCGGGACGACTTCGGCGGCGAGGTCCCCGGCCGCCTCGACGACCTCGTCAAGCTGCCCGGCGTCGGACGCAAGACCGCCTTCGTCGTCCTCGGCAACGCCTTCGGCGTCCCCGGCATCACCGTCGACACCCACTTCATGCGCCTCGCCAGGCGCTGGCGGTGGACCGAGTCCGACGACCCCGTGAAGATCGAGGCCGAGGTCGCCACGATCTTCCCGAAGAGCGAGTGGACGATGCTCTCGCACCGGGTGATCTTCCACGGCCGCCGCATCTGCCACGCCCGCAAGCCGGCCTGCGGCGCCTGCCCGATCACCCACCTCTGCCCGTCGTACGGCGAGGGTGAGACCGACCCGGAGAAGGCGAGGAAGCTGCTCAAGTACGAGATGGGCGGCTTCCCCGGCCAGCGGCTCGACCCGCCGCCCGGCTACCCGGGCCGCCCCGCGCCCCCACTGGGCGCGAGCGAGGGCTGA
- a CDS encoding Crp/Fnr family transcriptional regulator, whose product MDDVLRRAPLFAALDDEQAAELRASMSEATLARGDALFHEGDPGDRLYVVTEGKVKLHRTSPDGRENMLAVLGPGELIGELSLFDPGPRTATATALTEVKLLGLGHGDLQPWLNARPEVATALLRAVARRLRKTNDQMSDLVFSDVPGRVARALLDLSRRFGVQSEEGIHVVHDLTQEELAQLVGASRETVNKALADFAQRGWLRLEARAVILLDVERLAKRSR is encoded by the coding sequence GTGGACGACGTTCTGCGGCGCGCCCCGCTCTTCGCGGCGCTCGATGACGAGCAGGCTGCCGAGCTGCGCGCCTCGATGAGTGAGGCGACGCTCGCCCGTGGCGACGCGCTCTTCCACGAGGGCGACCCCGGCGACCGCCTGTACGTGGTCACCGAGGGCAAGGTGAAGCTGCACCGCACCTCCCCGGACGGCCGGGAGAACATGCTGGCCGTCCTCGGCCCCGGCGAGCTGATCGGCGAGCTGTCGCTCTTCGACCCGGGCCCGCGCACCGCCACCGCCACCGCGCTGACCGAGGTCAAGCTGCTCGGCCTCGGCCACGGCGACCTCCAGCCCTGGCTGAACGCCCGCCCCGAGGTGGCCACCGCGCTGCTGCGCGCCGTCGCCCGCCGACTGCGCAAGACCAACGACCAGATGTCCGACCTGGTCTTCTCCGACGTCCCGGGCCGTGTCGCCCGCGCGCTCCTCGACCTGTCGCGCCGCTTCGGCGTGCAGTCGGAGGAGGGCATCCACGTCGTCCACGACCTCACCCAGGAGGAGCTGGCCCAGCTGGTCGGCGCCTCCCGCGAGACGGTCAACAAGGCGCTCGCCGACTTCGCCCAGCGCGGCTGGCTGCGCCTGGAGGCCCGCGCCGTGATCCTGCTGGACGTGGAGCGCCTCGCGAAGCGCTCCCGGTAG
- a CDS encoding prohibitin family protein: protein MFVIAILLVIAAVVLFFVGRANDSKGLKFGALGAVLAGVFSLIVSMTYVISAYEVGVPVAFGKVGSPMTSGMHVKSPFTDVTTFSTRPVDLNLSDKDIVEVRSSQGGVMYVEVTVKWAVVPSKAVELYKLAGTEDSIQQRLVYPDSREIVRNVFARYTSEQGYASDREKINAEIGTLIKERLVPRGIDVTTVNLRNVKPSDALQGQIDRKIQQQQATERATEAARTAKAEADRRRIEAEGIARANKILNDSLTDRVLMNQCIDAFKEAAAKNPIYTVPCANGSSAPVIVDGSKR, encoded by the coding sequence GTGTTCGTCATCGCCATCCTGCTGGTCATAGCCGCAGTGGTGCTCTTTTTCGTCGGTCGTGCCAACGACTCCAAGGGGCTGAAATTCGGCGCCCTCGGCGCGGTCCTGGCCGGCGTGTTCTCGTTGATCGTGAGCATGACGTACGTGATCAGCGCGTACGAGGTCGGTGTGCCGGTCGCCTTCGGCAAGGTCGGCTCGCCCATGACCTCGGGCATGCACGTGAAGTCGCCGTTCACCGACGTGACGACCTTCTCGACCCGCCCGGTCGACCTCAACCTCTCCGACAAGGACATCGTCGAGGTCCGCTCCTCGCAGGGCGGTGTCATGTACGTCGAGGTCACGGTGAAGTGGGCCGTCGTCCCGAGCAAGGCCGTGGAGCTCTACAAGCTCGCGGGCACCGAGGACTCCATCCAGCAGCGCCTGGTCTACCCGGACAGCCGGGAGATCGTCCGTAACGTCTTCGCCCGCTACACCAGCGAGCAGGGCTACGCCTCCGACCGCGAGAAGATCAACGCCGAGATCGGCACCCTGATCAAGGAGCGCCTGGTCCCGCGCGGCATCGACGTGACCACGGTCAACCTGCGCAACGTGAAGCCCTCGGACGCCCTCCAGGGCCAGATCGACCGCAAGATCCAGCAGCAGCAGGCCACCGAGCGCGCCACCGAGGCCGCCCGCACGGCCAAGGCCGAGGCCGACCGCCGCCGGATCGAGGCGGAGGGCATCGCCCGCGCCAACAAGATCCTCAACGACTCGCTGACGGACCGGGTCCTGATGAACCAGTGCATCGACGCGTTCAAGGAGGCCGCGGCGAAGAACCCGATCTACACCGTGCCCTGCGCGAACGGCTCCTCGGCGCCGGTGATCGTGGACGGCTCGAAGCGCTGA
- a CDS encoding MBL fold metallo-hydrolase yields the protein MSDAAALPGQPRGLVASGPATDRAVNVLAPNPSAMTLDGTNTWLLSEPGSDLAVVVDPGPLDEGHLRHVIDTAEKLGKRVALTLLTHGHPDHAEGAGLFAELTGTAVRALDPALRLGDEGLGAGDVVAIGGLELRVVPTPGHTSDSLSFHLPADRAVLTGDTILGRGTTMVAHPDGRLGDYLDSLRRLRSLTVDDGVHTVLPGHGPVLEDAQGAVEFYLAHRANRLAQVETAVESGHRTAPEVVAHVYGDVDRSLWPAAELSVRAQLEYLRERGLV from the coding sequence ATGAGCGACGCGGCCGCCCTGCCCGGCCAGCCGCGCGGACTCGTGGCCTCCGGGCCCGCGACCGACCGCGCCGTGAACGTCCTCGCGCCGAACCCGTCCGCGATGACCCTCGACGGCACCAACACCTGGCTGCTCTCCGAGCCCGGCTCCGACCTGGCCGTCGTCGTCGACCCGGGGCCGCTCGACGAGGGCCATCTGCGTCATGTGATCGACACCGCCGAGAAGCTCGGCAAGCGGGTCGCGCTCACCCTGCTGACCCACGGCCATCCGGACCACGCCGAGGGCGCCGGGCTCTTCGCCGAGCTGACCGGGACGGCCGTACGGGCCCTCGACCCGGCGCTGCGGCTCGGCGACGAGGGGCTCGGCGCGGGGGACGTGGTGGCCATCGGCGGACTGGAGCTGCGGGTCGTCCCGACGCCCGGCCACACCTCCGACTCGCTCTCCTTCCACCTGCCGGCCGACCGGGCCGTCCTGACGGGCGACACGATCCTGGGGCGCGGGACGACGATGGTGGCGCATCCGGACGGCCGCCTCGGCGACTACCTGGACTCGCTGCGGCGGCTGCGCTCGCTCACCGTCGACGACGGGGTGCACACCGTCCTGCCGGGCCACGGACCGGTCCTGGAGGACGCGCAGGGGGCCGTGGAGTTCTATCTGGCGCACCGGGCGAACCGGCTGGCCCAGGTGGAGACGGCGGTCGAGAGCGGCCACCGGACGGCTCCGGAGGTCGTCGCCCATGTGTACGGGGACGTGGACCGGTCGCTGTGGCCCGCGGCCGAGCTGTCCGTACGGGCGCAACTGGAGTACCTCAGGGAGCGCGGCCTGGTCTGA
- a CDS encoding NUDIX hydrolase has translation MSNGQWYPPEWPDRIRALAAGELTPVTPRRAATVLLLRDGAAGPDVHMLRRRASMAFAGGAYAYPGGGVDPRDEHPVRWAGPSLETWADRLGLDDPAEAQAVVCAAVRETYEEAGVLLAGETGDAVVGDTTGADWERDREALVARELSFADFLDRRGLVVRSDLLGAWARWITPEFEQRRYDTWFFVAALPTGQRTRNASTEADRTVWIRPAEAAAGYDRGELTMMPPTISTLRTLEQYGTAAEALAGAREQDMTPVLAQARLDGDELVLSWPGHEEFTKIISMGGDR, from the coding sequence ATGTCGAATGGTCAGTGGTACCCGCCCGAGTGGCCCGACCGCATCCGCGCCCTCGCCGCCGGTGAGCTCACCCCGGTGACCCCGCGGCGCGCCGCCACCGTCCTGCTGCTGCGGGACGGGGCCGCCGGTCCCGACGTCCACATGCTGCGCCGCCGCGCCTCGATGGCCTTCGCGGGCGGTGCGTACGCCTACCCCGGCGGCGGGGTCGACCCGCGCGACGAGCACCCGGTGCGCTGGGCGGGGCCCTCTCTGGAGACCTGGGCGGACCGGCTCGGCCTCGACGACCCCGCGGAGGCGCAGGCCGTGGTCTGCGCCGCCGTGCGCGAGACGTACGAGGAGGCGGGCGTCCTGCTCGCCGGGGAGACCGGGGACGCGGTCGTCGGCGACACGACGGGCGCGGACTGGGAGCGGGACCGGGAGGCGCTCGTCGCCCGCGAGCTGTCCTTCGCCGACTTCCTGGACCGGCGCGGGCTCGTCGTCCGCTCCGACCTGCTGGGCGCGTGGGCCCGCTGGATCACGCCGGAGTTCGAGCAGCGCCGGTACGACACCTGGTTCTTCGTGGCCGCCCTGCCCACCGGGCAGCGCACCCGCAACGCCTCCACGGAGGCCGACCGGACCGTCTGGATCCGTCCGGCGGAGGCCGCGGCCGGCTACGACCGGGGCGAGCTGACGATGATGCCGCCGACGATCTCGACCCTGCGCACCCTGGAGCAGTACGGCACGGCCGCCGAGGCCCTCGCGGGGGCTCGGGAGCAGGACATGACCCCGGTGCTCGCGCAGGCGCGTCTGGACGGCGACGAGCTGGTCCTGAGCTGGCCGGGCCATGAGGAGTTCACCAAGATCATCTCGATGGGAGGCGACCGATGA
- a CDS encoding RidA family protein: MSGAVEAKLAELGLTLPAVVPPLAAYQPAVQSGVYVYTSGQLPMVGGELQLTGKVGAEVTAEEAKKLAATCALNALAAVKSVAGDLDRIKRVVKVVGFVASASDFTGQPGVINGASELLGAVLGDKGVHARSAVGVAVLPLDAPVEVEVQVELVEA; encoded by the coding sequence GTGAGCGGGGCCGTCGAGGCGAAGCTCGCCGAGCTCGGCCTGACCCTGCCCGCCGTGGTGCCGCCGCTGGCCGCCTACCAGCCGGCCGTGCAGTCGGGCGTCTACGTCTACACCTCGGGCCAGCTCCCGATGGTGGGCGGCGAGCTCCAGCTGACCGGCAAGGTCGGCGCCGAGGTCACCGCCGAGGAGGCCAAGAAGCTCGCCGCCACCTGCGCGCTGAACGCCCTCGCGGCCGTGAAGTCGGTCGCCGGAGACCTGGACCGGATCAAGCGGGTCGTGAAGGTCGTGGGCTTCGTTGCCTCGGCCTCCGACTTCACCGGGCAGCCGGGCGTCATCAACGGCGCCAGCGAGCTGCTGGGCGCGGTCCTCGGCGACAAGGGCGTGCACGCGCGCAGCGCCGTCGGCGTGGCCGTGCTGCCGCTCGACGCCCCGGTCGAGGTCGAGGTCCAGGTCGAGCTCGTCGAGGCCTGA
- a CDS encoding DUF4177 domain-containing protein: MTKWEYVTVPLLVHATKQILDTWGEDGWELVQVVPGPNNPEQLVAYLKRAKS; the protein is encoded by the coding sequence ATGACCAAGTGGGAGTACGTCACGGTGCCGCTTCTGGTGCACGCGACCAAGCAGATTCTGGACACCTGGGGCGAGGACGGCTGGGAGCTCGTCCAGGTCGTGCCCGGGCCGAACAACCCCGAGCAGCTCGTGGCCTACCTGAAGCGGGCCAAGTCGTGA
- a CDS encoding ArsA family ATPase, whose protein sequence is MSRLQVVSGKGGTGKTTVAAALALALATEGKRTLLVEVEGRQGIAQLFETEALPYEERKIAVAPGGGEVYALAIDAERALLDYLQMFYKLGTAGRALKKLGAIDFATTIAPGVRDVLLTGKACEAVRRRERHGGHTYDHVVMDAPPTGRITRFLNVNDEVAGLARIGPIHNQAQAVMRVLKSPETAVHLVTLLEEMPVQETADGIAELRAAELPVGRVVVNMVRPHVLDEAAVRAASGDHRDAIARTLASVGVAGATTLVEPLLDQASEHARRVELERAQRAVLDDIGVPSYELPFLGDGADIAGLYRLAKELRKQGVGA, encoded by the coding sequence GTGAGCAGGCTCCAGGTCGTCAGCGGCAAGGGCGGTACCGGTAAGACGACGGTCGCCGCCGCCCTCGCGCTCGCCCTCGCGACGGAGGGCAAGCGCACCCTTCTCGTCGAGGTCGAAGGCAGACAGGGCATCGCACAGCTCTTCGAGACGGAGGCCCTTCCGTACGAGGAACGCAAGATCGCCGTCGCTCCGGGCGGCGGGGAGGTGTACGCGCTGGCGATCGACGCCGAGCGCGCGCTCCTCGACTACCTCCAGATGTTCTACAAACTGGGCACCGCGGGGCGGGCTCTGAAGAAGCTCGGCGCGATCGACTTCGCGACGACGATAGCGCCGGGCGTACGGGACGTCCTGCTGACCGGCAAGGCGTGCGAGGCGGTCCGGCGGCGCGAGAGGCACGGCGGCCACACCTACGACCACGTGGTCATGGACGCGCCGCCCACCGGCCGCATCACCCGCTTCCTCAACGTCAACGACGAGGTGGCCGGCCTGGCGAGGATCGGCCCGATACACAACCAGGCGCAGGCCGTCATGCGGGTCCTCAAGTCCCCCGAGACCGCCGTGCACCTGGTGACCCTCCTGGAGGAGATGCCGGTCCAGGAGACCGCGGACGGCATCGCGGAGCTCCGCGCGGCCGAACTGCCGGTGGGCCGGGTCGTGGTGAACATGGTCAGGCCGCACGTTCTCGACGAGGCGGCGGTACGGGCCGCCTCCGGCGACCACCGGGACGCGATCGCCAGGACGCTGGCCTCCGTGGGCGTGGCGGGCGCCACGACGCTCGTCGAGCCGCTCCTCGACCAGGCCTCCGAGCACGCCCGGCGGGTGGAACTGGAGCGGGCGCAGCGCGCGGTCCTGGACGACATCGGCGTCCCGTCGTACGAGCTCCCGTTCCTGGGGGACGGGGCGGACATCGCGGGGCTCTACCGGCTGGCGAAGGAACTGCGGAAGCAAGGGGTGGGCGCGTGA
- a CDS encoding ArsA family ATPase, with amino-acid sequence MPVLELDPLIDDLGTRIIVCCGAGGVGKTTTAAALGVRAAERGRRVVVLTIDPARRLAQSMGIDSLDNTPRKVDGIKGSDGGELHAMMLDMKRTFDEIVEAHAEPDRARAILENPFYQSLSAGFAGTQEYMAMEKLGQLRARDEWDLIVVDTPPSRSALDFLDAPKRLGSFLDGKFIKLLMAPAKVGGRAGMKFLNVGMSMMTGTLGKLLGGQFLKDVQTFVAAMDTMFGGFRTRADATYKLLQAPGTAFLVVATPERDALREAAYFVERLAAEEMPLAGLVLNRVHGSAAARLSAERARAAAENLDEGRIVDQGAGKTDRGGSPATEPELSDLATAATAPSPVPQAAPTADPAQESAGDDAEQAEHGEDTDVRHLTAGLLRLHAERMRVLAREQRTRDRFTALHPEVAVTEVAALPGDVHDLAGLRAIGDRLTAGR; translated from the coding sequence GTGCCCGTCCTGGAGCTCGACCCGCTGATCGACGACCTCGGCACCCGCATCATCGTCTGCTGCGGCGCCGGCGGGGTCGGCAAGACCACGACGGCGGCGGCGCTCGGCGTACGGGCGGCGGAGCGCGGCCGCAGGGTCGTCGTCCTGACGATCGACCCGGCCCGCCGGCTCGCGCAGTCGATGGGCATCGACTCCCTCGACAACACCCCGCGCAAGGTCGACGGCATCAAGGGCTCCGACGGCGGCGAACTGCACGCCATGATGCTGGACATGAAGCGGACCTTCGACGAGATCGTCGAAGCGCACGCGGAGCCCGACCGCGCGCGGGCGATCCTGGAGAACCCCTTCTACCAGTCTCTTTCGGCCGGATTCGCCGGTACGCAGGAGTACATGGCGATGGAGAAGCTGGGCCAGCTGAGGGCGCGCGACGAGTGGGACCTGATCGTCGTGGACACCCCGCCGTCCCGCTCCGCGCTGGACTTCCTGGACGCGCCCAAGCGGCTCGGGTCGTTCCTCGACGGGAAGTTCATCAAGCTGCTCATGGCGCCGGCGAAGGTGGGCGGCCGGGCCGGGATGAAGTTCCTGAACGTCGGCATGTCGATGATGACGGGGACCCTCGGCAAGCTGCTGGGGGGTCAGTTCCTCAAGGACGTGCAGACGTTCGTCGCGGCGATGGACACGATGTTCGGCGGATTCCGGACCCGCGCGGACGCCACGTACAAGCTGCTCCAGGCCCCGGGCACGGCCTTCCTCGTGGTGGCCACGCCGGAGCGGGACGCGCTGCGGGAGGCCGCCTACTTCGTGGAGCGGCTGGCCGCCGAGGAGATGCCGCTGGCGGGTCTCGTCCTCAACCGCGTGCACGGCAGCGCCGCCGCCCGGCTCTCGGCCGAGCGGGCGCGGGCCGCGGCGGAAAATCTTGACGAGGGGCGCATTGTGGATCAGGGCGCCGGGAAGACTGACCGAGGTGGCTCCCCGGCCACCGAGCCCGAGCTGTCAGACCTCGCCACCGCCGCCACCGCCCCATCTCCCGTACCCCAGGCTGCCCCCACAGCCGACCCGGCACAGGAATCCGCTGGAGACGACGCAGAGCAAGCAGAGCACGGAGAAGACACCGACGTACGACATCTCACCGCGGGACTTCTGCGCCTGCATGCCGAGCGCATGCGGGTGCTCGCGCGTGAGCAGCGCACGCGCGACCGCTTCACCGCGCTTCACCCCGAGGTCGCGGTGACCGAGGTGGCGGCCCTGCCCGGCGATGTGCACGACCTCGCCGGGCTGCGGGCCATCGGCGACCGGCTCACGGCCGGCCGTTGA